The following are encoded in a window of Bradyrhizobium sp. WBOS07 genomic DNA:
- a CDS encoding DedA family protein, translating into MTSFLDPLISFVSAHPWLAYLTLFLAALLEAVPVVGSVIPGSTIILALSALVPGGELKLQWVLLAAALGAVLGDGSAYWIGHRRQREILNTWPLTNYPRVVAESESFFNRFGTWAVFFARFVPPIRAFVPVTAGALGMTPARFYAVNIPAILAWAPAHVLPGVLAVSALHEYAGLHYHGHVGKHVWMLTVVGVAAVLGMAVWIYRRRQNGVVAEAKPRG; encoded by the coding sequence GTGACGTCCTTTCTCGATCCCCTCATCTCCTTCGTCTCCGCCCATCCGTGGCTGGCCTATCTGACCCTGTTCCTGGCGGCGCTGCTCGAGGCCGTCCCGGTGGTGGGCTCGGTGATCCCCGGCTCGACCATCATCCTGGCGCTGAGCGCGTTGGTGCCGGGCGGCGAACTCAAGCTGCAATGGGTGTTGCTGGCGGCCGCGCTCGGCGCAGTGCTCGGCGACGGCTCGGCCTACTGGATCGGTCACCGGCGCCAGCGCGAGATCCTCAACACCTGGCCGCTGACCAACTACCCGCGCGTGGTCGCCGAGAGCGAGAGCTTCTTCAACCGCTTCGGCACCTGGGCCGTGTTCTTCGCCCGCTTCGTGCCGCCGATCCGTGCCTTCGTGCCGGTCACGGCCGGCGCGCTGGGGATGACGCCCGCGAGGTTCTACGCGGTGAACATCCCGGCGATCCTGGCCTGGGCGCCCGCCCATGTGCTGCCGGGCGTGCTGGCGGTGTCGGCGCTGCACGAATATGCCGGGTTGCATTATCATGGGCATGTCGGCAAGCACGTCTGGATGCTGACCGTGGTTGGGGTGGCGGCCGTCCTGGGGATGGCGGTGTGGATTTATCGCCGGCGGCAGAATGGCGTCGTCGCAGAGGCGAAGCCGCGGGGGTAA